GGTCCGAACGGACCCTCCCGCGATAAGTGGCCGAAGTGTAGAGACTGTGATAGAGGACTGGCGGGTCAAGTGTGTGAAGTGCGCTCGCGAGTTCGTCTTGAGATGCAGACACCGCTATGTCGATGGAGCACGAATAGACACAATGGTTAACATTGTGGATGACAATGGTCACGACCTAGGATGGCTAGGTAACTACTAGGTGGGTCTGTCGGTGCGGACATACAAAGTTGCGATTCTGCCTGGGGATGGCATTGGAAGAGAGGTGATACCGGAGGCAGTCCGGGTGCTTCATGCAGTGCAGGAGTCTGTCGAGGGGTTTTCACTCGACACCATTGAATACGAGTGTGGTGGCGAGTACTACCTGCGCTCCGGAAGGGAGTGGACCTCGGAAGCTGAGGAGTTCTGCAAGACGGAGGCCGACGCAGTACTCCTTGGCGCGGTGGGTGGCATATATCCAGACGGGTCCACTGTGCGACGACCTGACGGTCATCTTGCAGGGTATAGCATTGCCATTGGCCTCAGGTTCGATCTAGACCTCTACGCAAATGTCAGACCAGTCAAGCTCTACGAGGGTGTCCCTACCCCCCTTGCTGGAAAGGGACCAGGGCAGATTGACATGACGATTGTCAGAGAGAACACCGAGGGACTATATGTACCCATAAGAGGAAGGCTCCAGAGAGGAGGGGTCTCAGAGTCTGCAATCGATGTCAGGCAGATAACAAGAAGGGGCAGCGAACGAGTGATTCGTTATGCGTTTGAGCTGGCCATGAGAAGAAGGGGCGCACCAGCTGACGGACACAGAAGGGTCACCTGTGTCGACAAGAGCAATCTTCTGGCCGGGTGCCAGCTGTTCAGGGAGGTCTACGACGAGGTGGCACAAGTGTACCCACACATTGACCGTGACTATGCATATGTAGACTCGTGGACTCAGTGGTGCGTCCGGAGTCCCGAGAAGTTCGATGTGGTGGTAGCGCCAAACGAGTTTGGGGACATCATCACCGACCTTGGAGCTGCGATACAGGGCGGACTTGGTATGGCGCCAGCAGGAAACATCGGAGATGGGCATGCCGTGTTTGAGCCGGTTCACGGCTCAGCCCCATCGCACTACGGGAAGAGTCAGGCAAATCCTATGGCCGCCATTCTGGCTGCTGCCATGATGCTTGACTGGATTGGCATGACACGCTCTGACAGCGCCTGCACAAGGGCAGCGGCTCTTGTCGAGAGAGCAGTAGCAACAGTCCTCAGAGAGGGAAGGGTGAGGACCTACGACCTCTGTTCAGGACAGTGGGCAAACACGGTGCCGGTCTCCACAGACAGGGTCGGGAGCGAAGTCGCTGCCACACTCATAACACTGGGACGCGGGGGCTGAGCGAATGGGACTGACACTCGCAGAGAAGATACTCACGGCGCACTCCTCAGACAAGAGGGCGGTTGCCGGGGACATAGTTGAGGCCTCGGTGGACCTTCTGATGGTACACGAGGTCCTAGGCTCGCGGATACTGCCGATTCTTGAGGAGATGGGACTTGAGAGAGTCTGGGACCCAGACCGAGTGCTAGTTGTGAACGACCACTGGGCCCCCGCATCCGATATCAAGAGCGCCGAGATCCACAAGAGGAACAGAAGGTTCGTCAGGGAGCAGGGAATCACGCACTTCTGTGACGTTGACTGTGGGATATGCCATCAGGTGCTACCAGAACTCGGACTGGTTGCGCCCGGAGACCTTGTTGTCGGGTCGGACTCACACTCCACAGCCTATGGCGCATTCAACGCATTCTCGACCGGGCTGGCAGCAACAGACTGTGCGACAATCCTCGCGACGGGCAGGTGCTGGTTCAGGATTCCTGAGACCATAAGAATAGAACTGAACGGCACACCCGGAAAGATGATAATGAGCAAGGACATCATCCTGAAGATCATCGGAGACATGGGGGTCGAAGGGGCCAACTACCAGTCAATCGAGTTTCATGGCAGTGTCGTGGATAGAATGACCGTCGACTCAAGGATGACCATGACCA
This portion of the Candidatus Thorarchaeota archaeon genome encodes:
- a CDS encoding isocitrate/isopropylmalate dehydrogenase family protein — translated: MRTYKVAILPGDGIGREVIPEAVRVLHAVQESVEGFSLDTIEYECGGEYYLRSGREWTSEAEEFCKTEADAVLLGAVGGIYPDGSTVRRPDGHLAGYSIAIGLRFDLDLYANVRPVKLYEGVPTPLAGKGPGQIDMTIVRENTEGLYVPIRGRLQRGGVSESAIDVRQITRRGSERVIRYAFELAMRRRGAPADGHRRVTCVDKSNLLAGCQLFREVYDEVAQVYPHIDRDYAYVDSWTQWCVRSPEKFDVVVAPNEFGDIITDLGAAIQGGLGMAPAGNIGDGHAVFEPVHGSAPSHYGKSQANPMAAILAAAMMLDWIGMTRSDSACTRAAALVERAVATVLREGRVRTYDLCSGQWANTVPVSTDRVGSEVAATLITLGRGG
- a CDS encoding 3-isopropylmalate dehydratase large subunit; this translates as MGLTLAEKILTAHSSDKRAVAGDIVEASVDLLMVHEVLGSRILPILEEMGLERVWDPDRVLVVNDHWAPASDIKSAEIHKRNRRFVREQGITHFCDVDCGICHQVLPELGLVAPGDLVVGSDSHSTAYGAFNAFSTGLAATDCATILATGRCWFRIPETIRIELNGTPGKMIMSKDIILKIIGDMGVEGANYQSIEFHGSVVDRMTVDSRMTMTNMVVEAGAKCGLMPISQNVKAWMTEYAPSRSWTQVEPDSDAEYCERVEIDVGHDIGEPMVAAPHSPANVRPVSELEGTPIDQAFIGSCTNARLEDLEIAARVLRGKRVHEGTRLIVTPASRLTYRRALDRGIISDLHNAGAVVTNPTCGACVGGHLGVLASGEVCISSTNRNFRGRMGSPEAEIYLASPATVAASAVAGAIKDPRSVIA